Proteins found in one Bartonella krasnovii genomic segment:
- a CDS encoding prephenate/arogenate dehydrogenase family protein — translation MPPIQFEKIALIGIGLIGSSLARVIKKKNLSAQIFIATRRQETLERARELELGDFYTTDNAKAVEGADLVIISVPVGASAEVAKDIHNHLKPGAIVSDVGSTKELVITEMAPLLPKTVHFIPGHPIAGTEYSGPDAGFADLFMNRWCILTPFAESDAAAVARLTAFWEACGARVERMEPKHHDLVLAIVSHLPHLIAYNTVGTASDLEKVTNSEVIAYSASGFRDFTRLASSDPVMWRDICLHNKEAILEMLGRFSEGLAFLEQAIRIGDSETLFNFFTRTRAVRRNIIAAGQEIDAPDFGRHSVSKEGM, via the coding sequence ATGCCCCCTATTCAATTTGAAAAAATAGCACTCATTGGGATTGGTCTAATTGGATCTTCTTTAGCAAGAGTGATTAAAAAGAAAAATCTTTCAGCTCAGATTTTTATTGCAACGCGTCGACAAGAAACACTGGAAAGAGCGCGTGAATTAGAACTTGGAGATTTTTATACAACGGATAATGCAAAGGCTGTCGAAGGTGCTGATCTCGTTATTATTTCTGTTCCTGTTGGAGCGAGTGCAGAGGTGGCAAAAGACATTCATAATCATTTAAAGCCAGGGGCGATTGTGAGTGATGTTGGTTCTACAAAAGAATTGGTTATCACAGAAATGGCGCCTTTATTGCCAAAAACGGTTCATTTTATTCCGGGACACCCTATTGCTGGAACAGAATATTCGGGTCCAGATGCTGGTTTTGCTGATTTATTTATGAATCGCTGGTGTATTTTAACGCCTTTTGCGGAGAGTGATGCGGCGGCAGTCGCACGGTTGACAGCGTTTTGGGAAGCTTGTGGGGCGCGTGTTGAAAGGATGGAGCCGAAGCATCATGATCTTGTGTTGGCGATTGTTTCACATTTGCCACATTTGATTGCCTATAATACTGTTGGGACAGCGAGTGACTTAGAAAAAGTAACAAATTCGGAAGTGATTGCTTATTCTGCTTCCGGTTTTCGTGATTTTACGCGTTTGGCATCTTCTGATCCCGTTATGTGGCGGGACATTTGTTTGCATAATAAAGAGGCTATTTTAGAGATGTTGGGTCGTTTTAGTGAAGGGCTTGCTTTTTTAGAACAGGCAATTCGTATAGGTGATAGTGAAACACTGTTTAATTTTTTTACGCGTACGCGTGCTGTGCGCCGTAATATCATTGCCGCGGGTCAGGAAATTGATGCCCCTGATTTTGGGCGTCATAGCGTTTCTAAAGAGGGAATGTAG
- the holA gene encoding DNA polymerase III subunit delta has translation MAQKKAHEVDQFLTRFSRAFPIVLIYGPDRGLICERAQRFARLTKVAIEDPFSTIRLDAAEIDKDPARLENEARTFSLFGGDRLIWISNAANQKGFLAALKLLIEKPPEKSFILIEAGDLKKGTGLRNAIETAENAMALPCFADDMRSLDGLIDKVLEQFKKTLSLDARRWLHESLGVDRLVSRGELEKLCLYASNVHITLEDVKAVVSDVSALSQDEIIDALLLGDISGFEAHFNRHIALQGALFFILSTAQRHFQQLQLLRYQVEVEGKTPFTVVSQARPPIFFQRKKNVEQALKYWKLEHIAYAMEKIQTAVLESRKNPLLSEAIIRQALLGLTIIARRQMAA, from the coding sequence GTGGCTCAGAAAAAAGCACATGAGGTTGATCAATTTCTAACGCGCTTCTCACGTGCTTTTCCTATTGTTCTCATTTATGGACCAGATCGTGGTCTTATTTGTGAACGTGCCCAACGTTTTGCTAGGCTTACAAAGGTCGCAATAGAAGATCCATTTTCGACAATCCGTTTGGATGCTGCTGAAATTGATAAAGATCCCGCACGTTTGGAAAATGAAGCGCGTACTTTCTCGCTTTTTGGGGGAGACCGTTTGATATGGATTTCTAATGCTGCTAATCAAAAGGGTTTTCTTGCGGCCTTGAAACTTTTAATTGAAAAACCACCAGAGAAAAGTTTTATCCTTATTGAGGCAGGGGATTTAAAAAAAGGAACAGGATTGCGCAATGCTATTGAAACAGCAGAAAATGCAATGGCTTTGCCTTGTTTTGCTGATGATATGCGTTCTCTTGACGGTTTGATTGATAAGGTTTTAGAACAGTTTAAGAAGACTCTTTCCTTAGATGCACGTAGATGGTTGCATGAAAGTTTAGGGGTAGATCGTCTTGTATCACGAGGTGAATTAGAAAAGCTTTGTCTTTATGCTTCAAATGTTCATATTACTCTTGAAGATGTGAAAGCTGTTGTAAGCGATGTAAGTGCTCTTTCTCAAGATGAAATCATTGATGCTCTTTTATTGGGCGATATATCAGGTTTTGAAGCGCATTTTAATCGACATATAGCATTGCAAGGGGCGCTTTTTTTTATTTTAAGTACAGCACAAAGGCATTTTCAGCAATTACAGCTTTTGCGTTATCAGGTAGAGGTTGAAGGAAAAACGCCTTTTACAGTGGTTTCTCAAGCGCGTCCTCCTATTTTTTTTCAACGGAAAAAAAATGTTGAACAAGCTTTAAAATATTGGAAGTTAGAACATATTGCCTATGCTATGGAAAAAATTCAAACTGCTGTTTTAGAAAGCCGTAAAAACCCGCTTTTGAGTGAAGCTATCATCCGCCAAGCTTTGTTGGGGCTTACAATTATTGCACGACGCCAAATGGCGGCTTAA
- a CDS encoding ABC transporter ATP-binding protein, which translates to MIELFHVGVTFKPQTPLEKQALIDINLKIDQGSFVTVIGSNGAGKSTLLSVLAGATLPSTGKVVINGQNVSRQSVSERAGKVACVFQDSLKGSCGSLTIEENLALAALRGNRRGLRSALNHDKRQFFREKIAQLGIGLETYIQNPMDSLSGGQRQAVCLVMATLAHADVLLLDEHTSALDPGMADFVMRLTEKIVEEKKLTTIMVTHSMRQALDYGDRTLMLHGGKVILDVCHEERKGLNVNDLIHMFQKVRGEVLDNDELLMD; encoded by the coding sequence GTGATTGAGCTTTTTCATGTTGGGGTCACATTTAAACCGCAAACACCTTTGGAAAAACAGGCTCTCATTGATATTAACCTCAAAATTGATCAGGGTAGCTTTGTTACGGTTATCGGTTCAAATGGTGCAGGTAAATCAACGTTGCTCAGTGTTTTGGCGGGAGCAACACTTCCCTCGACAGGAAAAGTGGTTATCAATGGACAAAATGTTTCTAGGCAATCAGTCAGCGAACGCGCTGGGAAGGTCGCCTGTGTTTTTCAAGATTCTTTAAAGGGAAGTTGTGGTTCTTTAACAATTGAAGAAAATTTGGCTCTTGCCGCTCTTCGAGGAAATCGTCGTGGTTTGCGTTCAGCTTTAAACCATGACAAAAGACAATTTTTTCGAGAGAAAATTGCTCAATTAGGTATTGGTCTTGAAACATATATTCAAAATCCTATGGACAGTTTATCTGGTGGACAACGCCAAGCCGTTTGTCTTGTGATGGCAACGTTAGCCCATGCAGATGTTTTATTACTTGATGAACATACCTCAGCACTTGATCCTGGAATGGCTGATTTTGTGATGCGGTTGACTGAAAAAATCGTTGAAGAGAAAAAATTAACAACTATTATGGTAACCCATTCTATGCGTCAAGCTCTTGATTATGGTGATCGCACACTGATGTTGCATGGTGGAAAAGTGATTTTGGATGTCTGTCATGAAGAACGTAAGGGCTTGAATGTTAATGATTTAATTCATATGTTTCAGAAAGTTCGCGGGGAAGTTCTTGATAATGATGAACTGTTAATGGATTAA
- a CDS encoding ABC transporter permease, which yields MNIFAFSGAVELGLIYAFVAIGVYLSFRVLDFPDLTVDGSFLLGSCVCGVLILLGFNAWIAMACAFCAGMVAGLVTALLNLRFGILNLLASILTMSALYTVNLRIMGIMGGSNINLALSDTALTPFYNFFGLPDIFVRPLFIGAVLLVVAFLIWRFLESEIGLAMRAMGANPQMATAQGVHTSALIYFGMGLSNACVALGGSLYIQTAIATDITGGIGTIVFGLAAVIIGETLFRTRNIFWIIISCIVGSVLYRVAVQFAFEANGIGIDTSTDLQLITSLLVVLTLIVPRYWRRRKRD from the coding sequence ATATTTGCCTTTTCTGGCGCTGTGGAATTAGGTCTTATTTATGCGTTTGTGGCTATAGGAGTTTATCTCTCATTTCGTGTTTTGGATTTTCCGGATTTGACAGTTGATGGCTCGTTTCTTCTTGGATCCTGTGTCTGTGGCGTCTTGATTCTTTTAGGTTTTAATGCATGGATAGCTATGGCATGTGCTTTTTGTGCGGGTATGGTAGCAGGTTTGGTTACAGCTCTGTTGAATTTGCGTTTTGGCATTTTGAATCTTTTGGCTTCTATCTTGACAATGTCAGCACTTTATACAGTGAATCTCCGTATTATGGGGATTATGGGAGGCTCTAATATTAATTTGGCGCTTTCTGATACGGCTTTAACACCCTTTTATAATTTTTTTGGGTTACCTGATATCTTTGTGCGTCCTCTTTTCATTGGTGCTGTATTGCTGGTGGTGGCATTCTTGATCTGGCGCTTTTTGGAAAGTGAAATAGGTCTTGCTATGCGTGCAATGGGCGCTAATCCACAGATGGCGACGGCGCAAGGCGTTCATACTTCAGCATTGATTTATTTTGGTATGGGGCTTTCTAATGCTTGTGTTGCGCTTGGTGGTTCTCTTTATATTCAAACTGCAATTGCAACAGATATTACCGGTGGAATTGGTACAATTGTTTTTGGGTTGGCTGCTGTGATTATTGGGGAAACGCTCTTTCGTACGCGCAATATTTTTTGGATTATCATCAGCTGTATTGTGGGGTCTGTGCTTTATCGTGTGGCCGTGCAATTTGCATTTGAGGCTAATGGAATTGGTATTGATACGTCGACAGATCTTCAGTTGATTACGTCACTGTTGGTTGTGTTAACCCTTATTGTGCCACGCTATTGGAGGAGGCGTAAACGTGATTGA